CGGAGCACAAAAGACCCTCGGCGCCTATCGACTTCTCGCAGATAGACCCTGGCAGGCCCGAGAGCATCCTGAAGATGACCAAGAAGGGGAAGACGCTCATGATGTTTGTCACGGTGTCCGGAAACCCCACGGAAAAGCAGACAGAGGAGATCACCAGCCTCTGGCAGGGCAGTCTTTTCAATGCCAACTACGATGTTCAGAGGTAAAGCCCCAGCAGGCCGGCTGAGGACATCACAGGCTGTGCTGGGCCTTCTCCTGTGGCCACAGCCGCGTGTCCTTTCTGGCAGTCCTTGCCTCGGGCCCTCGGCCTTTCCTgtctcaggtttctttttttttttttttttaagattttatttatttatttgacagagagagagacagccagcgagagagggaacacaagcagggggagtgggagaggaagaagcaggctcatagcagaggagcctgatgtggggctcgatcccataactccgggatcacgccctgagccgaaggcagacgcttaacctctgtgccacccaggtgcccctcagctttCTTCTTaatgtctatttctccctcttcttaatctctatttcttctttcttttaggaAGAGCATTTATTATTGGTCATAGCcagcaagctttttttttaatatctcattTGATGctcaagttttatttatctttgtatcttcaGCTTTTTGCTGTCGGAGTATAGCGGACACGATGTTACATGAGTTTCAGGTGCGCAGCATGGCGGTTCATCAGCTGCGTGCTCTGCTCCCCGAGGGTGTGGCTCCCGGCTGTCACCATACCTCGGTGTGACAGTGCCACTGACCACAggccctgtgctgtgcctttcgTCCCCGTGATGGTGGCTTTAATTGTTCCTTTATCTGAGTGAGATGGGACAGGTTAGCCTGTGCAAGCAAATGAGCCCCAGCTTGACTGTGTGTCCCCCTGGGGGGTCCCTCTCTGTGGGGCAGCATTCACACTCAGGGTTGGAGCCAACTGCTGAGTTAAGGTGAAAGGGTGGGGTTCTCGTAGCTCAGCACGGCCCTCAGATGCAATGctaaggaattttcttttttctcctccataACGGTCTTGAAATTCAAGGTCTTCAAATGTCCTAGTTGAGGAAATACAGAGTAACGAAAAAATATGAAGGAACACTTAGGGAGTGTCTGCGATGGTGTGATGCTTTCATTAGCTTGACCAGACGCGTAGGGCAACAGGGGAATAATCAGAGCCCCGCTGCCCTCCGAGGGGTGGGGTGTGGCCCTCAGGGACAAGGCCTTTGTGCCCCTGGCCGCACCGGTGGGCTTCCTAGGCCTCACTCTGCTCCTCTTCGCCCCTTGGAACCTGCTCAGTGCTGGCGTACATGTTAACCTCTGCACTTGGGACCTCCGCCCAGTGGCCGAGTGTTTCTTTGACCCTTCACGGGCCCCTTACAGTGACCCGGCCTAAGCCCGTGGTTTTCAGCCTTTGTCAGCAGAAGGCTCTTGGCAGAAGAAACCTCCACCAGGCACCTCAGAATGCAGAACAGATTCAAGTGGAAGCCGCCTCCCGCCGCATGGCGGCGgtgccccaggcccctggccaACGCTGTCTCTTGGCGCAGGCTTCCACACCGACACAGCCCAGCTCTGTGTCTCTGGGATTTGAGCTGAGGCGTGAAATTGTTTTTGAACATTAATGTCAGTAGCTACTAGACCTTGAAAACTACGTTTTTTTGTTCTGTGTCATGTTGAATTTGGGAGGCATTTTTCCTGGTCACAAGCCACAGAGAGGCTCTGACCTATTAGTGCTTTGCTAGTGTGTTCTGACCATATGATCGCGTGTCTCTGTCAAGGTTCATCGTGGGATCGGACCGTGCAATCTTCATGCTTCGTGATGGGAGCTACGCCTGGGAGATCAAGGACTTTTTGGTCAGCCAAGACAGGTGTGCCGATGTAACCCTGGAGGGGCAGGTGTACCCCGGCAGAGGGGggggaagcaaagagaaaaataaaacaaagcaagagaAGGGCAAGAAGCAGCAGGAGGGGGACCCGAAGTCTCGGGCTGCCAAGGCTACAAAGGAAGACAATCGAGCTGGGAGTAAGAGGGAGGAGCTGTGAGTGGCCACCACGGCCCCTTCGGAGGAGCCCCCGGGCGGGGCAGGCGCGGGCACCACTCGCCGAGGACACCCTGCTTTCTTCTGGAGAGGCTCTGCTGTAGGATCAGTTTGGGGCCCACGTGGAGGTACTGTCTCAGAGGCTTCAAGTAAGAGGACAGAGGTCTTGTGATTCACATTGGACAGTGACCCATTCGCGTTTACTATAAAATCACTGTAAGTGGAAACCCGACTATTGCTTTTGCCTTCTGTCTGGGGGCGTCACTGACTCCG
The sequence above is drawn from the Ursus arctos isolate Adak ecotype North America unplaced genomic scaffold, UrsArc2.0 scaffold_28, whole genome shotgun sequence genome and encodes:
- the MESD gene encoding LRP chaperone MESD — protein: MAASGWARAALVLLCASDLLLPPLPPRASAAEGAAGTPGEVSQPPRKKKKDIRDYNDADMARLLEQWEKDDDIEEGDLPEHKRPSAPIDFSQIDPGRPESILKMTKKGKTLMMFVTVSGNPTEKQTEEITSLWQGSLFNANYDVQRFIVGSDRAIFMLRDGSYAWEIKDFLVSQDRCADVTLEGQVYPGRGGGSKEKNKTKQEKGKKQQEGDPKSRAAKATKEDNRAGSKREEL